A section of the Telopea speciosissima isolate NSW1024214 ecotype Mountain lineage chromosome 3, Tspe_v1, whole genome shotgun sequence genome encodes:
- the LOC122655156 gene encoding uncharacterized protein LOC122655156, which translates to MERIKKENNEAYDWLMEHNDPSSWSRHTFDYKAKSDHITNNMTESFNHWVGSLRSKPILNLIDEIRIKVMSRLHKIYEKVCTMEGMVTPNVRKKLMMIMSDSRFCTLLQSGYEQFEVTDGLLRFVVHVTNKTCCCKVWDAIGIPCKHAASAIRHIRGDMEAYCDSFYTVERYILAHKEMIKPLLDLDKLEVDDGTDVWHLPPLKRQPSRPNKKKIEGNL; encoded by the coding sequence ATGGAAAGgataaagaaagagaacaatgaaGCATATGATTGGTTAATGGAGCATAATGATCCCTCAAGTTGGTCTAGACATACATTTGACTACAAAGCCAAGAGTGATCATATTACAAACAACATGACTGAGTCCTTCAACCATTGGGTAGGATCGTTGAGAAGCAAGCCTATACTAAATCTGATTGATGAGATCAGGATTAAGGTGATGTCAAGGTTACACAAAATATATGAAAAGGTCTGCACTATGGAGGGGATGGTGACACCAAATGTTAGAAAGAAGTTGATGATGATTATGTCAGATTCAAGGTTCTGTACACTATTGCAATCTGGATATGAGCAGTTTGAAGTCACAGATGGGTTGTTAAGATTTGTGGTGCATGTGACAAATAAGACTTGTTGTTGTAAAGTATGGGATGCTATAGGAATCCCTTGTAAACATGCAGCATCAGCAATCCGACATATTAGGGGTGATATGGAAGCCTACTGTGACTCATTTTACACTGTAGAGAGATACATACTTGCACACAAGGAGATGATTAAACCACTACTAGATTTGGATAAGTTGGAAGTTGATGATGGTACTGATGTATGGCATCTTCCACCATTGAAAAGGCAACCTAGTagacccaacaaaaaaaaaatagaagggaaCCTGTAG